In Caballeronia sp. Lep1P3, one DNA window encodes the following:
- a CDS encoding cellulose synthase subunit BcsC-related outer membrane protein, with protein sequence MAARLYDTARVWANKHRDDLALQAIDKALLIAPGDPRLYAELVRIQLRLGQAQKAQAALAQMKARAPDATLTRQIEDEYRVAVSGRQEMATIRLLARSGQSEEAARRVSALFPHGAPAGALGAEYYQIVAATPARRQEALDALHRRVAADPGDVDAALTLARLLNATDATRPEANRIAWNLATRTDTDRTAALDLWRRVLQSAGADPAYLPALRAYLALAPEDTELKGRESEIDARIEAARKLARDPDYIAQQRGLAALSRGDLATAAPLLSRAASARSNDADAIGGLGLLRMREGERDEARALFERAAALAPDNRAKWQGLARTAQFWGALAHGRDAASAGHPKEAERYARDALAIQPNDADAELLLADALLAQGDFRAAEPILRAQLAGRAPSLSALRSTRTLLENTGRADQVEPLIAALQSRFTAADDRESLAAMRADLVAADAERLAARGLNGPAAQKYEASLRIEPDQPWTRFALARLYQNLGLPQLGRTVMDDGLARAANAQMRYASALYRNSIDDVAGAQAALAGVPDAERTDAMRALARNLDAQQALADARAAYARNDAAAAQQALDRAQPLAADDPDMLASIGALYIDHGDAPRGLALLHDWMAAHPAQTDADVRLRYGDLLGSARREPELAALLADVRRDPKLTPRQSERLEDQALRMTLRQTDDALEAADYARAEALLQTVSDAGRRDKRYALEAADVARAQGHYDAARAALAPVLAKTPDDAEAQLALARVDGDAGRRREALAIVRRVVDAAPADDIDTRLSAARRFSALRRPLDARELTDALRVAYSERADVTVQAGRVAQNLGDYEDAASLYRLSLAQERASGVEPNFSVPAGSPNRGTPAQNALDDLNQRRDPEIETAWIPAYKSGDAGVSAYHAQQVPIYAQIPYRYDGHFFVHADAVHLDAGTLDPADTQVATEFGTTAGFANGTRDLLTRSGLHQRANGLGGGVGYLSDAWRVDLGSTPIGFPVHYLVGGARYRFDAGPASFSISGSRRPVTSSELSYAGLTDPLTGAVWGGVRRDGVDVHAAVDIGPVSTFADIGAGELSGRNVANNQEFILRTGFTVPVYQHGTMRVLTGLVGNAWHYTDNLRYYTFGQGGYYSPQRYLSLGVPIEWMGRRNDFLWDITATLGVSSSYEKNSPYFPIGLPSGTGLRPVDASNDVFLASSTHGVSFSYGIGATVEYRVDRQFVVGARVNIDHSHDYAPSSGMLYARFSFSPRKDDYRVSPSPVRLYSSY encoded by the coding sequence ATGGCCGCGCGTCTCTACGACACCGCGCGCGTCTGGGCGAACAAGCATCGCGACGATCTGGCGCTGCAGGCCATCGACAAGGCTTTGTTGATCGCGCCCGGCGATCCGCGTCTCTACGCCGAACTCGTGCGCATCCAGTTGCGGCTCGGCCAGGCGCAGAAGGCGCAGGCCGCGCTCGCGCAAATGAAGGCGCGCGCGCCGGACGCAACGCTCACGCGGCAGATCGAGGACGAATACCGCGTCGCGGTCAGCGGGCGTCAGGAAATGGCGACCATCCGGCTGCTCGCCCGCAGCGGCCAGTCGGAGGAAGCCGCGCGCCGCGTGAGCGCGCTCTTTCCGCACGGCGCGCCAGCGGGTGCGCTCGGCGCGGAGTATTACCAGATCGTCGCGGCGACGCCCGCGCGCCGCCAGGAAGCGCTCGACGCGCTGCATCGACGTGTCGCGGCCGATCCCGGCGATGTCGACGCCGCGCTCACGCTCGCGCGCCTGCTCAACGCGACCGACGCGACGCGCCCCGAGGCGAACCGCATCGCGTGGAATCTCGCGACGCGCACCGACACCGACCGCACCGCCGCGCTCGACCTGTGGCGCCGCGTGCTGCAATCGGCGGGCGCGGACCCCGCGTATCTGCCGGCGCTGCGCGCGTATCTCGCGCTCGCGCCCGAGGACACCGAACTGAAGGGCCGCGAGAGCGAGATCGACGCGCGCATCGAGGCTGCGCGCAAGCTCGCGCGCGATCCGGATTACATTGCGCAGCAACGCGGCCTCGCGGCGCTTTCGCGCGGCGATCTGGCGACCGCCGCGCCGCTGCTTTCCCGTGCGGCGTCGGCGCGCTCGAACGATGCGGACGCCATCGGCGGTTTGGGCCTCCTGCGCATGCGCGAAGGTGAGCGCGACGAAGCCCGCGCGCTTTTCGAACGCGCCGCCGCGCTCGCGCCCGACAACCGCGCGAAGTGGCAAGGCCTCGCGCGCACCGCGCAGTTCTGGGGCGCGCTCGCGCATGGCCGCGACGCCGCGAGCGCCGGCCATCCGAAAGAGGCCGAACGCTACGCGCGTGATGCGCTCGCGATCCAGCCGAACGACGCCGACGCCGAACTCCTGCTCGCCGATGCGCTGCTCGCCCAAGGCGACTTTCGCGCCGCCGAGCCGATCCTGCGCGCGCAGCTCGCGGGCCGCGCGCCGAGCCTCTCGGCGCTGCGCAGCACGCGCACGCTGCTGGAAAACACCGGACGCGCCGATCAAGTCGAGCCGTTGATCGCGGCGCTGCAAAGCCGCTTCACCGCCGCCGACGATCGCGAGAGCCTCGCCGCGATGCGCGCCGATCTCGTCGCCGCCGATGCCGAACGTCTCGCCGCGCGCGGCCTCAACGGGCCGGCGGCGCAAAAGTACGAGGCGTCGCTGCGCATCGAGCCGGACCAGCCGTGGACGCGCTTCGCGCTCGCGCGTCTGTATCAGAATCTCGGCTTGCCGCAACTGGGCCGCACCGTGATGGACGACGGTCTCGCCCGCGCCGCGAATGCGCAGATGCGCTACGCGAGCGCGCTGTATCGCAATTCCATCGACGATGTCGCCGGCGCGCAGGCCGCGCTCGCCGGCGTGCCCGACGCCGAGCGCACCGACGCAATGCGCGCGCTCGCCCGCAATCTTGACGCGCAGCAAGCCCTCGCCGATGCCCGCGCCGCCTACGCCCGCAACGACGCCGCCGCCGCGCAACAGGCGCTCGACCGCGCACAGCCGCTCGCGGCGGACGATCCGGACATGCTCGCGTCCATCGGCGCGCTGTATATCGATCACGGCGACGCGCCGCGCGGCCTCGCGCTGCTGCACGACTGGATGGCGGCGCATCCCGCACAGACCGACGCCGACGTGCGCCTGCGTTACGGCGATCTTCTCGGCAGCGCGCGGCGCGAGCCGGAACTCGCGGCGCTGCTCGCGGATGTGCGGCGCGATCCGAAGCTCACGCCGCGCCAGTCGGAGCGGCTCGAAGATCAGGCGCTGCGCATGACGCTGCGTCAAACCGACGACGCGCTCGAAGCCGCCGACTACGCGCGCGCCGAAGCGCTGCTGCAAACCGTGAGCGACGCGGGCCGCCGCGACAAGCGTTACGCGCTCGAAGCGGCGGACGTGGCGCGCGCGCAAGGCCATTACGACGCGGCGCGCGCCGCGCTCGCGCCCGTTCTCGCCAAAACGCCCGACGATGCGGAGGCGCAACTCGCGCTCGCCCGCGTGGACGGCGACGCGGGCCGCCGCCGTGAAGCGCTCGCCATCGTGCGCCGCGTCGTGGACGCCGCGCCCGCCGACGACATCGACACGCGCTTGTCCGCCGCGCGGCGCTTCTCGGCGCTGCGCCGTCCGCTGGATGCGCGCGAGCTGACCGATGCGCTGCGCGTCGCGTACTCGGAGCGCGCGGACGTCACCGTGCAGGCGGGGCGCGTCGCGCAGAATCTCGGCGATTACGAGGACGCCGCGTCGCTGTATCGGCTGTCGCTCGCGCAGGAACGTGCATCGGGCGTCGAGCCGAATTTCAGCGTGCCGGCCGGCTCTCCGAATCGCGGCACGCCCGCGCAGAACGCGCTCGACGATCTGAACCAGCGCCGCGATCCCGAAATCGAGACGGCGTGGATTCCCGCGTACAAGTCGGGCGACGCCGGCGTGTCCGCATATCACGCGCAGCAGGTGCCGATCTACGCGCAAATTCCGTATCGCTACGACGGCCACTTCTTCGTGCATGCGGACGCCGTGCATCTGGATGCGGGCACGCTCGATCCGGCCGATACGCAAGTCGCCACCGAATTCGGCACGACGGCAGGCTTTGCGAACGGGACGAGGGACTTGCTGACGCGCAGTGGTCTGCATCAGCGCGCGAATGGTCTCGGCGGCGGCGTCGGCTATCTCTCCGATGCGTGGCGCGTCGATCTCGGCTCGACGCCGATCGGCTTTCCGGTGCATTACCTCGTCGGCGGCGCGCGCTACCGGTTCGACGCGGGTCCGGCGAGCTTTTCGATATCCGGATCGCGCAGGCCGGTCACGAGCAGCGAGCTGTCCTACGCCGGCCTCACCGATCCGCTGACGGGCGCGGTCTGGGGCGGCGTGCGGCGCGACGGCGTGGATGTCCACGCTGCGGTCGACATCGGCCCGGTCAGCACGTTCGCCGATATCGGCGCGGGCGAGCTTTCCGGGCGCAACGTCGCGAACAATCAGGAATTCATCTTGCGCACGGGCTTCACCGTTCCCGTCTACCAGCACGGGACGATGCGCGTGCTGACCGGCCTCGTCGGGAACGCGTGGCATTACACGGACAACCTGCGCTACTACACGTTCGGGCAGGGCGGCTATTACAGCCCGCAGCGCTATCTGTCGCTCGGCGTGCCGATCGAATGGATGGGCCGGCGCAACGATTTTCTGTGGGACATCACCGCGACGCTCGGCGTCTCGAGCTCCTACGAGAAGAACTCGCCGTACTTTCCGATCGGTCTGCCGTCGGGAACGGGGCTGCGGCCTGTCGACGCGAGCAACGACGTCTTTCTGGCAAGTTCCACGCATGGCGTGAGCTTTTCCTACGGCATCGGCGCGACGGTCGAGTATCGGGTGGACCGGCAGTTCGTCGTCGGGGCGCGGGTCAACATCGACCATTCGCACGACTACGCGCCAAGCTCCGGCATGCTCTACGCGCGCTTCTCGTTTTCGCCGCGCAAGGACGACTATCGCGTGAGTCCGTCGCCGGTGCGGCTCTATTCGAGTTACTAG